A DNA window from Drosophila pseudoobscura strain MV-25-SWS-2005 chromosome 2, UCI_Dpse_MV25, whole genome shotgun sequence contains the following coding sequences:
- the LOC117183308 gene encoding uncharacterized protein, which yields MEDYMASMSPPSPSSSTLSLQSDDDMSSEYRSSLLTRSQRFNLKLLVLYSKHKCLWNFNHVDFFNTAMHKSIWADIVRQLDTKRTITWQFCRRRIMELRHYKNQYRLQQLRLDSNLPNEWYHVRDVPMSLPLDGTRGLELLPKESYKHCFYFLNSLEAPSFSPAKL from the coding sequence ATGGAGGACTACATGGCATCAATGAGTCCACCATCACCTTCATCATCGACTTTATCATTACAATCAGACGATGATATGTCTTCAGAATATAGATCCTCATTGCTGACGCGTTCGCAGCGGTTTAATCTGAAGCTTCTCGTGCTTTATTCGAAACACAAATGCCTGTGGAACTTCAATCACGTCGACTTCTTTAACACCGCCATGCACAAGAGCATCTGGGCGGACATCGTCCGACAGCTGGACACGAAGCGTACGATTACCTGGCAGTTCTGTCGCCGTCGCATCATGGAGCTGCGCCACTACAAGAACCAATATCGATTGCAGCAATTACGCTTGGACAGCAACCTCCCAAATGAGTGGTACCATGTTAGGGATGTTCCAATGTCGTTACCACTTGACGGGACTCGAgggctggagctgctgccgaAGGAGAGCTATAAGCattgtttctattttttaaATTCCCTCGAAGCTCCTTCCTTTAGTCCAGCCAAGCTATGA
- the alpha-Est10 gene encoding esterase B1 isoform X1, which produces MRKLLTAVKSFSCRRNSDAPRIITNWDFIQKVLSFKYEQRKLATAIYSVVKTNLGPVRGVKRNTIWGGSYFSFEKIPFAKPPVGELRFKAPEPVEPWDRELDCTSAADKPLQTHMFFKKFAGSEDCLYLNVYAKDLQPNKLRPVMVWIYGGGFQVGEASRDMYSPDFFMSKDVVLVSVAYRLGALGFLSLDDPQLNVPGNAGLKDQIMGLRWVQQNIEAFGGDPKNVTLFGESAGGASTHFLTLSSQTEGLIHKAIVMSGSVLCPWAQPPRNDWPYRLAQKLGYTGDNKDKPIFEFLRSANGGEIVKASATVLSKDEKHNRILFAFGPVVEPYSTEHTVIDKPPHELMQNSWSNRVPIMFGGTSFEGLLFYPEVSRRPATLDEVGNCKNLLPNDISNNLDPKLRENYGLQLKRAYFADEPCNQASMMKFLELSSYREFWHPIYRAALARVRQDSAPTYLYRFDYDSKLCNAIRIVLCGHQMRGVCHGDDLCYIFHSMLSHQSAPDSPEHKVIMGMIDIWTSFAANGDPNCESIKSVKFAPLENETNFKCLNIGGEFEYKTLPELQKIEPVWNSFYSPDKL; this is translated from the exons tgagAAAATTATTGACTGCTGTGAAAAGTTTCAGTTGCCGCCGAAACAGCGATGCTCCACGAATCATTACCAACTGGGATTTTATACAAAA GGTCCTCAGTTTCAAATACGAGCAGCGTAAGCTTGCCACAGCCATATATTCTGTGGTCAAGACAAATCTGGGCCCCGTGCGCGGTGTAAAGCGGAATACCATTTGGGGAGGAAGCTATTTTAGCTTCGAGAAGATACCATTCGCCAAGCCCCCCGTGGGAGAGCTGCGTTTCAAGGCACCTGAGCCAGTGGAGCCATGGGATCGAGAGCTGGATTGCACTTCGGCCGCCGACAAACCCCTGCAGACACACATGTTTTTTAAGAAGTTCGCCGGCTCCGAGGATTGCCTGTATCTGAATGTGTATGCCAAGGAT CTACAACCGAATAAACTGCGTCCAGTGATGGTTTGGATCTATGGCGGTGGCTTTCAGGTGGGCGAAGCCTCGCGGGACATGTACAGTCCGGACTTTTTCATGTCCAAGGATGTGGTGCTGGTCTCAGTGGCCTATCGACTGGGGGCCTTGGGCTTCCTAAGTCTCGACGATCCGCAGTTGAATGTGCCAGGAAATGCAGGACTCAAGGATCAGATAATGGGCCTTCGATGGGTGCAGCAGAACATCGAAGCATTCGGTGGGGATCCCAAGAATGTGACGCTCTTTGGCGAAAGTGCTGGCGGAGCATCGACCCACTTCCTCACGTTGAGTTCTCAGACAGAGGGATTGATCCACAAGGCCATCGTTATGTCGGGCAGTGTATTGTGTCCTTGGGCGCAGCCCCCCAGGAATGATTGGCCCTATCGTCTGGCCCAGAAACTGGGTTACACTGGGGATAACAAGGACAAGCCTATCTTTGAGTTCTTGAGATCTGCAAATGGGGGAGAAATAGTCAAGGCCTCGGCCACAGTCTTGAGCAAGGATGAGAAGCACAATcgaattttatttgcatttggaCCTGTTGTGGAGCCCTACAGCACAGAGCACACGGTGATCGATAAGCCACCCCATGAGCTAATGCAGAACAGCTGGAGCAACAGGGTGCCCATCATGTTCGGAGGCACCAGCTTCGAGGGATTGCTCTTTTATCCAG AGGTATCCCGTCGTCCGGCCACCTTGGATGAGGTGGGAAACTGCAAGAACTTACTGCCCAACGATATAAGCAACAACCTGGACCCCAAGCTGAGGGAAAACTATGGCCTGCAGCTGAAGCGCGCCTACTTCGCCGACGAGCCCTGCAATCAGGCCAGCATGATGAAGTTCCTCGAACTCAGCTCCTATCGGGAGTTCTGGCATCCCATCTATCGTGCCGCCTTGGCTCGAGTGCGCCAGGACAGTGCCCCCACCTATCTGTACCGCTTCGACTATGACTCAAAGCTCTGCAATGCCATTCGAATTGTGCTCTGCGGCCATCAAATGCGTGGCGTCTGCCACGGCGACGACCTGTGCTACATCTTCCACAGTATGCTCTCCCATCAGTCGGCCCCGGACTCGCCCGAGCACAAGGTCATCATGGGCATGATCGACATCTGGACGAGTTTCGCTGCCAATGGAGATCCCAACTGTGAGAGCATCAAGTCGGTCAAGTTTGCACCCCTCGAGAATGAAACGAATTTCAAATGCCTAAACATTGGCGGTGAATTTGAGTACAAAACACTACCAGAGCTGCAGAAGATTGAGCCAGTGTGGAACAGTTTCTATTCTCCGGATAAACTGTAG
- the alpha-Est10 gene encoding esterase B1 isoform X2, with the protein MATRFIDMLKLTFKVLSFKYEQRKLATAIYSVVKTNLGPVRGVKRNTIWGGSYFSFEKIPFAKPPVGELRFKAPEPVEPWDRELDCTSAADKPLQTHMFFKKFAGSEDCLYLNVYAKDLQPNKLRPVMVWIYGGGFQVGEASRDMYSPDFFMSKDVVLVSVAYRLGALGFLSLDDPQLNVPGNAGLKDQIMGLRWVQQNIEAFGGDPKNVTLFGESAGGASTHFLTLSSQTEGLIHKAIVMSGSVLCPWAQPPRNDWPYRLAQKLGYTGDNKDKPIFEFLRSANGGEIVKASATVLSKDEKHNRILFAFGPVVEPYSTEHTVIDKPPHELMQNSWSNRVPIMFGGTSFEGLLFYPEVSRRPATLDEVGNCKNLLPNDISNNLDPKLRENYGLQLKRAYFADEPCNQASMMKFLELSSYREFWHPIYRAALARVRQDSAPTYLYRFDYDSKLCNAIRIVLCGHQMRGVCHGDDLCYIFHSMLSHQSAPDSPEHKVIMGMIDIWTSFAANGDPNCESIKSVKFAPLENETNFKCLNIGGEFEYKTLPELQKIEPVWNSFYSPDKL; encoded by the exons ATGGCCACACGCTTCATTGATATGCTGAAGCTGACCTTTAA GGTCCTCAGTTTCAAATACGAGCAGCGTAAGCTTGCCACAGCCATATATTCTGTGGTCAAGACAAATCTGGGCCCCGTGCGCGGTGTAAAGCGGAATACCATTTGGGGAGGAAGCTATTTTAGCTTCGAGAAGATACCATTCGCCAAGCCCCCCGTGGGAGAGCTGCGTTTCAAGGCACCTGAGCCAGTGGAGCCATGGGATCGAGAGCTGGATTGCACTTCGGCCGCCGACAAACCCCTGCAGACACACATGTTTTTTAAGAAGTTCGCCGGCTCCGAGGATTGCCTGTATCTGAATGTGTATGCCAAGGAT CTACAACCGAATAAACTGCGTCCAGTGATGGTTTGGATCTATGGCGGTGGCTTTCAGGTGGGCGAAGCCTCGCGGGACATGTACAGTCCGGACTTTTTCATGTCCAAGGATGTGGTGCTGGTCTCAGTGGCCTATCGACTGGGGGCCTTGGGCTTCCTAAGTCTCGACGATCCGCAGTTGAATGTGCCAGGAAATGCAGGACTCAAGGATCAGATAATGGGCCTTCGATGGGTGCAGCAGAACATCGAAGCATTCGGTGGGGATCCCAAGAATGTGACGCTCTTTGGCGAAAGTGCTGGCGGAGCATCGACCCACTTCCTCACGTTGAGTTCTCAGACAGAGGGATTGATCCACAAGGCCATCGTTATGTCGGGCAGTGTATTGTGTCCTTGGGCGCAGCCCCCCAGGAATGATTGGCCCTATCGTCTGGCCCAGAAACTGGGTTACACTGGGGATAACAAGGACAAGCCTATCTTTGAGTTCTTGAGATCTGCAAATGGGGGAGAAATAGTCAAGGCCTCGGCCACAGTCTTGAGCAAGGATGAGAAGCACAATcgaattttatttgcatttggaCCTGTTGTGGAGCCCTACAGCACAGAGCACACGGTGATCGATAAGCCACCCCATGAGCTAATGCAGAACAGCTGGAGCAACAGGGTGCCCATCATGTTCGGAGGCACCAGCTTCGAGGGATTGCTCTTTTATCCAG AGGTATCCCGTCGTCCGGCCACCTTGGATGAGGTGGGAAACTGCAAGAACTTACTGCCCAACGATATAAGCAACAACCTGGACCCCAAGCTGAGGGAAAACTATGGCCTGCAGCTGAAGCGCGCCTACTTCGCCGACGAGCCCTGCAATCAGGCCAGCATGATGAAGTTCCTCGAACTCAGCTCCTATCGGGAGTTCTGGCATCCCATCTATCGTGCCGCCTTGGCTCGAGTGCGCCAGGACAGTGCCCCCACCTATCTGTACCGCTTCGACTATGACTCAAAGCTCTGCAATGCCATTCGAATTGTGCTCTGCGGCCATCAAATGCGTGGCGTCTGCCACGGCGACGACCTGTGCTACATCTTCCACAGTATGCTCTCCCATCAGTCGGCCCCGGACTCGCCCGAGCACAAGGTCATCATGGGCATGATCGACATCTGGACGAGTTTCGCTGCCAATGGAGATCCCAACTGTGAGAGCATCAAGTCGGTCAAGTTTGCACCCCTCGAGAATGAAACGAATTTCAAATGCCTAAACATTGGCGGTGAATTTGAGTACAAAACACTACCAGAGCTGCAGAAGATTGAGCCAGTGTGGAACAGTTTCTATTCTCCGGATAAACTGTAG